In Pseudomonas nunensis, a single window of DNA contains:
- a CDS encoding NfeD family protein, which translates to MNIRCCAVALLLALSGSVFAADTVFLFAPDPLGMWLIVFGVAFLVAEATLPNYGVIGLGGLVMFVAGAVIMSNTEVPVPLIIGLGLISILLLIFLVIHALKTRPRRIVSGDAGLVGSVTPVMALQADSAYNGWVHLQGEKWQVLSATPLQPGQNVRVVGRKGLLLQVAAADAAPAGE; encoded by the coding sequence GTGAACATTCGTTGCTGTGCTGTGGCGCTGTTGTTGGCTTTGAGCGGATCTGTATTCGCGGCGGACACGGTTTTCCTGTTCGCACCCGATCCCCTCGGTATGTGGCTGATCGTGTTTGGCGTCGCGTTTCTGGTGGCCGAGGCGACCTTGCCTAATTACGGCGTGATCGGGCTCGGCGGGCTGGTGATGTTCGTCGCCGGCGCGGTGATCATGAGCAATACCGAGGTGCCCGTGCCGCTGATCATCGGTCTGGGACTGATCAGCATCCTGCTGCTGATTTTCCTGGTGATTCACGCCCTGAAAACCCGCCCGCGCCGCATCGTCAGCGGCGATGCCGGACTAGTGGGCAGCGTGACGCCGGTGATGGCGTTGCAGGCCGACAGTGCCTACAACGGCTGGGTGCATTTGCAAGGCGAAAAATGGCAAGTGCTCAGCGCAACGCCGCTGCAACCGGGGCAGAACGTCCGGGTCGTGGGGCGCAAGGGATTACTGCTACAAGTGGCCGCGGCTGACGCGGCGCCGGCTGGAGAATAA
- a CDS encoding slipin family protein → MGLQLGFAALLLLVIALAGSTFRILREYERGVVFQLGRFWQVKGPGLILLIPAVQQMVRVDLRTIVLDVPPQDVITRDNVSVKVNAVLYFRVLDPQKAIIQVEDFLMATSQLAQTTLRAVLGKHELDELLAERERLNVDIQQVLDAQTDNWGIKVANVEIKHVDLNESMVRAIAKQAEAERERRAKVIHAEGELQASEKLMQAAEMLGRQPGAMQLRYMQTLSSIAGDKSSTIVFPLPIELLKGMADLSSKP, encoded by the coding sequence ATGGGCCTGCAACTGGGTTTTGCCGCGCTGCTGCTGTTGGTGATTGCGCTGGCGGGGTCGACCTTTCGCATCCTGCGTGAATACGAGCGCGGCGTGGTGTTCCAGCTCGGACGCTTCTGGCAGGTCAAGGGTCCGGGTCTGATTCTGCTGATCCCGGCGGTGCAGCAAATGGTTCGCGTGGATCTGCGAACCATCGTTCTCGATGTTCCACCTCAAGACGTGATCACCCGGGACAACGTCTCGGTGAAGGTCAACGCGGTGCTTTATTTCCGCGTACTCGATCCGCAGAAGGCGATCATTCAGGTCGAAGACTTCCTCATGGCCACCAGCCAACTGGCGCAGACCACGTTGCGTGCGGTGCTGGGGAAACATGAGCTGGATGAATTGCTGGCCGAGCGCGAGCGGTTGAACGTGGATATCCAGCAAGTGCTCGACGCCCAGACGGATAACTGGGGAATCAAGGTTGCCAACGTCGAAATCAAGCACGTGGACCTTAATGAATCGATGGTGCGTGCCATCGCCAAACAGGCCGAGGCCGAACGGGAACGACGGGCCAAGGTGATTCACGCCGAGGGCGAATTGCAGGCTTCGGAAAAATTGATGCAAGCGGCGGAAATGCTCGGGCGTCAGCCGGGGGCGATGCAGTTGCGGTACATGCAGACGTTGAGTTCGATTGCCGGGGACAAGAGTTCGACGATTGTCTTTCCGCTGCCGATTGAATTGCTCAAGGGGATGGCGGATTTGTCTTCGAAACCTTGA
- a CDS encoding IS110 family transposase, whose product MQLLRLFACDVDCAPALHTHSYSSNGILGPSLARARIHKVGQSAVMIARDLIGETVMSSFVGVDVAKNTFDIATHLPNGKHKTKAKLANDAKGFNEFEAWLQKQVEPSALIVMEATSVYHLELAEFVYNKGYRVCVVNPATTHAYAGSELRRIKTDKSDAKLIADFAREKAEKLQLWAPEPLKYRQLKALVRRLDDLQEMERMELNRLEVSDEKVKGSINSVLRHIEKEIAQTHKAIKKHIDDDPDMREMRDLIVTIDGIGQKTLERLLAELGDLRKYDDPRKLVAAAGLNPKLQDSGLLKGRTVISKIGSARVRAGLYMPGLVALQHNKAIMAMKDRLKANGKAPKQIICAAMRKLLHFVYGVLKSGQPYDPKLALAR is encoded by the coding sequence GTGCAGCTCCTTAGGCTTTTTGCCTGTGACGTAGATTGTGCTCCAGCCCTCCACACTCACTCGTACAGTTCGAACGGTATCTTGGGCCCGTCTCTGGCGAGAGCCCGCATTCACAAGGTTGGACAGAGTGCAGTGATGATCGCAAGGGATCTAATTGGGGAGACGGTCATGTCCAGTTTCGTCGGCGTTGATGTTGCTAAAAACACCTTTGATATCGCTACACATTTGCCAAACGGCAAGCACAAAACCAAAGCCAAACTGGCTAACGACGCCAAGGGTTTCAACGAGTTTGAAGCTTGGTTGCAGAAGCAGGTCGAACCTTCAGCGCTAATCGTGATGGAAGCCACCAGTGTCTATCACCTGGAACTCGCTGAGTTCGTCTACAACAAGGGTTACCGGGTCTGTGTGGTCAATCCGGCCACGACCCATGCCTACGCCGGCAGCGAATTGCGCCGGATCAAAACCGATAAAAGCGACGCCAAGCTGATCGCTGACTTCGCCCGGGAAAAGGCTGAAAAGCTTCAGCTGTGGGCGCCGGAGCCTCTGAAGTATCGCCAGCTGAAAGCCTTGGTTCGCCGCCTGGATGACCTTCAGGAAATGGAACGAATGGAGCTCAATCGTCTGGAGGTGTCTGACGAAAAGGTCAAAGGCTCAATCAACTCCGTGCTGCGTCATATCGAAAAAGAGATCGCGCAAACGCACAAAGCGATCAAAAAACACATCGATGACGACCCGGATATGCGCGAGATGCGCGACTTGATCGTGACCATCGACGGTATCGGGCAGAAAACGCTTGAGCGGCTGCTGGCTGAGCTGGGCGACCTGCGCAAATATGACGATCCTCGCAAGTTGGTCGCTGCGGCAGGGTTGAACCCCAAGCTACAGGACTCGGGACTGCTCAAAGGCCGCACCGTGATCTCGAAAATCGGCTCAGCGCGCGTGCGGGCAGGCCTTTACATGCCTGGCCTGGTGGCGCTGCAGCATAACAAGGCGATCATGGCGATGAAGGATCGCTTGAAGGCCAACGGCAAGGCCCCCAAGCAGATCATCTGTGCAGCAATGCGCAAGCTGCTGCACTTCGTTTACGGCGTGCTCAAGTCGGGCCAGCCTTATGACCCGAAACTTGCGCTTGCCCGGTGA
- a CDS encoding DUF6124 family protein, whose protein sequence is MHKITPNPPDNSGTDSPEALDAEKMKEAADRAFAHYFPPAEEKRSKRQKYQLFAVAEGINDPEAMLANASEDLMSISAIAADLADDVEGTRRSVVLAISRLSDGVQLLVERVLDHHQAMAEAKV, encoded by the coding sequence ATGCACAAGATCACTCCGAATCCTCCAGACAACTCTGGAACCGATTCCCCCGAAGCACTCGACGCCGAAAAAATGAAAGAAGCCGCCGACCGCGCCTTCGCCCATTACTTCCCCCCGGCCGAAGAAAAACGATCCAAGCGCCAGAAATACCAGCTCTTCGCCGTCGCCGAGGGTATCAACGACCCCGAAGCCATGCTGGCCAATGCTTCCGAAGACTTGATGTCCATCAGCGCGATTGCGGCTGACCTGGCAGACGATGTCGAAGGCACACGCCGTTCGGTAGTCCTGGCGATCAGCCGTCTGTCAGATGGCGTTCAATTGCTGGTGGAGCGAGTGCTGGATCACCATCAGGCGATGGCTGAAGCCAAGGTCTAG
- a CDS encoding aspartyl beta-hydroxylase, with the protein MERLNLEGWLPIRVWQQAGEWLVDWCWFGDTPLHQPFFREAVDDALRLPFNQAFRRQTPLAVLSDWQVMSPGLAPSAFIFHASRCGSTLISQMLARLDDHIVISEAPPLDALLRSDLPAAERRRAIEGLMSAYGQRRGGSEQRLVIKLDAWNIAELPLLRECFPETPWMFLYRDPLEIAVSHLRRPGMHMVPGMIGASGLDDDLASDSREDYIARRLGRLLGLGLAQCREFGGLAVNYSELPGAMAGRLAGFFGLDDVQRERVFAAVGRHAKQPSEVFVGDSDSKRREASALLVERVERWARGPYLALENDRQV; encoded by the coding sequence ATGGAACGCCTGAACCTGGAAGGTTGGTTGCCGATTCGGGTCTGGCAGCAGGCCGGCGAATGGCTGGTGGATTGGTGTTGGTTCGGTGATACGCCGCTGCATCAGCCGTTTTTTCGCGAGGCTGTAGATGATGCGCTGCGGCTGCCGTTTAACCAGGCGTTTCGTCGGCAAACGCCGTTGGCTGTTCTTAGTGATTGGCAGGTGATGAGTCCGGGATTGGCGCCGAGTGCGTTTATCTTTCACGCGTCGCGGTGCGGGTCGACGTTGATCAGTCAGATGCTTGCGCGGCTTGATGATCACATCGTTATCAGCGAAGCGCCGCCGCTCGATGCGTTGCTGCGCAGTGATTTGCCGGCGGCTGAACGGCGTAGGGCGATTGAAGGGTTGATGTCCGCTTATGGCCAGCGTCGCGGAGGTTCGGAGCAACGGTTGGTGATCAAACTCGATGCGTGGAACATTGCTGAACTGCCGCTGTTGCGTGAGTGTTTTCCTGAGACGCCCTGGATGTTTTTGTACCGCGATCCGCTGGAAATTGCCGTTTCCCATCTGCGCCGGCCGGGGATGCATATGGTGCCGGGGATGATTGGGGCTAGCGGGTTGGATGATGATTTGGCCTCCGATAGCCGTGAGGATTACATCGCGCGACGGTTGGGGCGGTTGTTGGGTTTGGGGTTGGCGCAATGCCGTGAGTTTGGCGGGTTGGCGGTGAATTACAGTGAGTTGCCAGGGGCCATGGCGGGGCGGTTGGCCGGGTTTTTTGGGCTGGATGATGTGCAGCGAGAGCGGGTGTTTGCGGCGGTTGGGCGGCATGCCAAGCAGCCGTCGGAAGTGTTTGTCGGGGACAGTGACAGCAAGCGGCGCGAGGCTTCGGCGCTTTTGGTTGAGCGGGTAGAGCGTTGGGCGCGGGGGCCGTATCTGGCGCTGGAAAATGATCGGCAGGTTTGA
- a CDS encoding aspartyl/asparaginyl beta-hydroxylase domain-containing protein: MSRAAFSRLPVTVDLPLLLQALAAIGEDEWHGHFNTAYFAGDWSGVALISAADALTELSPGLGAPLVRAPWRRDVRWQQGLRDLPLDIVSARLLRLGPGGQIHEHRDYDLGEPGADLRLHIPLLSPPQVDFMLDGQRMPMAAGECWFLDLSRPHRVDNRDCSARVHLVLDCRPGPWLEQAIVDGLPTTPAPDGGDGALLQFQRLVASDPQLSKALQGLVDTEVFVARVLEMAAERGLVFSREELRAAMRNGRRQWNEQWNA, from the coding sequence ATGAGTCGAGCCGCGTTCTCTCGCCTGCCAGTAACGGTGGATCTACCGTTGCTGTTGCAGGCGCTGGCGGCGATTGGCGAAGACGAGTGGCACGGTCATTTCAACACGGCTTATTTCGCCGGCGACTGGAGCGGCGTGGCGCTGATTTCGGCGGCGGATGCGTTGACCGAATTGTCGCCGGGTCTTGGTGCACCGTTGGTGCGTGCGCCGTGGCGGCGGGATGTGCGCTGGCAGCAAGGCTTGCGCGACCTGCCGCTGGACATCGTTTCGGCGCGCCTGTTGCGGCTCGGTCCGGGCGGGCAAATTCATGAACATCGCGATTATGACCTGGGCGAGCCGGGGGCCGATTTGCGCCTGCATATTCCGCTGCTGAGTCCGCCTCAGGTGGACTTTATGCTCGATGGCCAGCGCATGCCGATGGCGGCGGGGGAGTGTTGGTTTCTTGATTTGTCGCGGCCGCATCGCGTGGACAATCGCGATTGTTCGGCGCGGGTTCATTTGGTGCTGGATTGCCGTCCTGGTCCTTGGTTGGAGCAGGCGATTGTCGATGGTCTGCCGACCACGCCTGCGCCTGATGGTGGGGACGGGGCTTTGCTGCAATTTCAGCGCTTAGTGGCCAGTGATCCGCAGCTTTCGAAAGCGTTGCAGGGCTTGGTGGATACAGAGGTTTTCGTCGCCCGCGTTTTAGAGATGGCGGCTGAGCGAGGCCTGGTGTTTTCCCGCGAAGAACTGCGCGCCGCGATGCGCAACGGTCGTCGCCAATGGAATGAACAATGGAACGCCTGA
- the cysC gene encoding adenylyl-sulfate kinase: protein MPRPSNLLAPTASISRAQREARNGHRGTAILLTGLPAAGKSTLAQALHATLFERGVQSVVLDGDGLRVGLNRDLGFTDSDRQENIRRASELAALLVENGQIVILAMIAPLVELREMFAQRLGEDYREVWCSASLAVCEQRDPKGHYARARRGDLAGFTGVSAPYESPPSASLVLDTGGQSVEACLDRLLTWLGECSVLPQR from the coding sequence ATGCCCCGGCCCAGTAATTTACTGGCGCCGACCGCCAGCATCAGCCGTGCCCAACGCGAGGCCCGCAACGGCCATCGCGGCACGGCGATTTTGCTGACCGGTTTGCCGGCGGCGGGCAAATCAACCCTGGCCCAGGCGCTGCACGCCACGTTGTTCGAACGCGGCGTGCAAAGCGTGGTGCTCGACGGCGACGGGCTGCGGGTCGGGCTCAATCGCGATTTGGGCTTTACCGACAGCGATCGTCAGGAAAACATCCGCCGCGCCAGTGAACTGGCCGCGTTGCTGGTGGAGAACGGGCAGATTGTGATCCTGGCGATGATTGCGCCGCTGGTGGAACTGCGGGAGATGTTTGCCCAACGCCTCGGCGAGGATTACCGCGAAGTCTGGTGCAGCGCCTCCCTGGCGGTGTGCGAGCAGCGCGACCCGAAGGGGCATTACGCCCGCGCCCGTCGCGGCGATCTGGCGGGTTTCACCGGCGTCTCCGCGCCTTACGAATCGCCGCCGTCCGCGTCGCTGGTGCTCGACACCGGCGGGCAGTCGGTGGAGGCCTGTCTTGACCGCTTGCTGACCTGGCTCGGTGAATGTTCGGTGCTGCCACAACGATGA
- a CDS encoding TolC family protein — MKRSHKLFGASLLALAISGCAVKSEPIERSVSEQRAKSDMQTMYTGQEPLSGPLTLHQAMARAVKYNLEGRLKIMEEALAKRQLDLASFDMLPRMALDAGYVGRSNVGASSSQSVLTGTQSLEPSTSQDRDRRVADLTMVWNVLDFGVSYISAKQQGDQRLIVQERRRKVINTIVQDVRSAYWRAVAAERLLTQIDSLMARVDTARNNSQSMSEQRIGDPVVALGYQRSLIEATRQLQEQRRALSLAKTELSTLINLPMGTDLKLATPDDYTIPQLKVGMASLEHEALASRPELREQDYQTRISTAETRKAMLRLLPGIEFSAGGHYDSNSFLVNDKWADYGVKLTWNLFNVISAPAAINVAKAGEEVAKARRQAMSIAVLAQLYVANANYQEALHQFQTNQELSSIDGQILGQLRNRHQAAGIGELDLIQGELNTLQADLRRDLSYADLRNAYGQIFASAGLDPMPDEVQSTQVQSIATALANREAAWASGNIAVPVAAHAPAQ, encoded by the coding sequence ATGAAAAGAAGTCATAAGTTATTCGGCGCCAGCCTGCTGGCGCTGGCGATCAGCGGATGTGCGGTCAAAAGTGAACCGATTGAACGCAGCGTCAGCGAGCAACGTGCCAAAAGCGATATGCAGACGATGTACACAGGTCAGGAACCGCTCAGCGGTCCGTTGACCTTGCACCAGGCGATGGCCCGCGCGGTGAAGTACAACCTAGAAGGCCGGCTCAAGATCATGGAAGAGGCTTTGGCCAAACGCCAACTCGACCTCGCCAGTTTCGACATGCTGCCGCGCATGGCCCTGGATGCAGGCTATGTCGGACGTAGCAACGTCGGCGCTTCCAGTAGCCAGAGCGTGCTCACCGGCACCCAGTCATTGGAACCGTCGACTTCCCAGGACCGCGACCGTCGCGTGGCTGACCTGACCATGGTCTGGAACGTCCTCGACTTCGGCGTCAGCTACATCAGCGCCAAGCAGCAGGGTGACCAGCGCCTGATCGTTCAGGAACGCCGGCGCAAAGTGATCAACACGATCGTTCAGGACGTGCGCTCGGCCTATTGGCGCGCAGTGGCCGCCGAACGCTTGCTTACGCAAATCGACAGCCTGATGGCGCGGGTCGATACCGCGCGCAACAACAGCCAGAGCATGAGCGAACAACGCATCGGCGACCCGGTCGTGGCGTTGGGTTACCAGCGCTCGCTGATCGAGGCGACCCGTCAGTTGCAGGAGCAGCGCCGCGCGTTGTCCTTGGCAAAGACCGAACTGTCGACCCTGATCAACCTGCCGATGGGCACCGATCTGAAATTGGCGACGCCGGATGACTACACCATTCCGCAACTGAAAGTCGGCATGGCCAGCCTCGAACACGAGGCGCTGGCCAGTCGTCCAGAACTGCGCGAGCAGGATTACCAGACGCGTATCAGCACCGCTGAAACCCGCAAAGCCATGTTGCGGTTGTTGCCAGGGATCGAGTTTTCGGCCGGCGGGCACTACGACAGCAACTCGTTTTTGGTCAACGACAAGTGGGCCGACTACGGCGTGAAATTGACCTGGAACCTGTTCAACGTGATTTCTGCCCCGGCGGCGATCAACGTGGCCAAGGCCGGCGAAGAAGTGGCCAAGGCCCGTCGTCAGGCGATGTCCATCGCCGTGCTGGCGCAGCTCTACGTGGCCAACGCCAACTATCAGGAAGCGCTGCATCAGTTCCAGACCAACCAGGAACTGTCGAGCATCGACGGGCAGATCCTCGGCCAGTTGCGTAACCGTCACCAGGCGGCCGGCATCGGCGAACTGGACTTGATCCAGGGTGAACTGAACACCTTGCAGGCGGATTTGCGCCGGGACCTGTCCTACGCCGATCTGCGTAACGCCTACGGCCAGATCTTCGCCAGCGCCGGGCTCGACCCGATGCCGGATGAAGTGCAATCCACTCAAGTCCAGTCCATCGCCACCGCGTTGGCCAATCGCGAAGCGGCGTGGGCGTCGGGCAACATTGCGGTGCCGGTGGCGGCCCATGCCCCGGCCCAGTAA